The genomic stretch TCGGTCTCGGGCCCCCAGCAGTTCAAGGACATCCAGCGGATCGTGGAGGTGGCCCAGAACAACGGCTTCAACCACATCGCGATCGGCCAGCACTTCCTCTACGGCGAGCTGCGCTGGCTGCAGCCGGTGCCGCTGCTGGCGCGGCTCGCGGCCGACTGCGACCCGGGCACCCGCCTGGTCACCAACATCATGATCGCGCCGCTGTACCACCCGGTGATGCTGGCCGAGGAGATCGCCACCCTCGACATCGTCACCGAGGGCCGGTTCGTGTTCGGCGCCGGCCTGGGCTACCGGCCCGAGGAGTTCGACTACCTGGACGTGCCCTACAAGGAGCGCGCCGGCCGGTTCAACGAGTCCCTGGAGCTGATGAAGAAGCTCTGGACCCAGGAGTCGGTCACGCACCACGGCAAGTACTGGACGCTGGACGACGTCCATCCCCACATCTTCCCGGTGCAGCAGCCGCACCCGCCCATCTGGATCGGCGCGCACGCGGTGCCGGGTGTGCAGCGGGCGGCCAAGTACGGCGACGGCTTCGTCTCCCCGCCGGAGACGCCCAAGCACGAGGTGGCGGCCCGGTACAAGATCGTCGAGGAAGGCTTCAAGGCCCGCGGCAAGGAGTTCGGGCCGCAGCCGCTGCGCCGCAACATCCTGGTCGCCGACACCCGCGAGGAGGCGATCGCCGAGTACGCCCGCGTCGCCAAGGGCCGGTACATCACCTACGCCCAGAAGGGCCTCGACGTCTACAACGTCGAGCAGCTGGAGAAGGAGTTCGCCGAGGCGGTCGCCGGCCACGCCATCATCGGCACTCCGGACGACGTCGTCGCCGCGCTGGTCGACCTGGTCACCACCCTCCCCGTCGACCCGCTGATGGTGCGCCCCCAGTGGCCGGCCATGGACATCGAGGAGACCATCAAGACCATCGAACGGCTCGGCCGCGAGATCGTGCCTGCGCTCAAGGACATCGAGCCCATCCGGCACATCCCCGACGAGTCGCTGGTGGGGGCACCGGCGTGAGCGACCGGACGCGTTACTACACCGACCTGGTCCCGACCTTCCCCGACCCGGAGACGTGGACGTTCGCCCACGTGCTGCGGCACTGGGCGGAGCAGCGGCCCGACGCGCTGGTGCTCGACTGCCCCGAGGAGCAGTTCACCCTCACCTACGCGCAGGCGCTGGCCGGCGCCGAGGTGGTGGGCAGCGCCCTGTACGCCGACGGCGCGGCGCAGGGCGACCGCGTCGTCCTCATGGCGGCGAACTCCTCCCGGTTCGTCCGCACCTGGTTCGGCGCCGCACTCGGCGGGCTCGTCGAGGTGCCGATCAACACCAACTACGAGGGCGAGTTCCTGCGCCACCAGCTCGACATCGCCCAGGCCCGGTTCGCGGTCATCGACGACGTGTTCGCCGAGCGGTGGGTCGCCATCGCCGAGCACGCGCGGATGGTCGAGAAGTTCTACGTGATCGACACGGGCCAGGGTGTCCTGGACAAGGCGGTGGCGCTGCTGCGCGAGAACGGCTGGGCCGCCGCCCACTGGGACGAGCTGGAACAGGCCGAGCGCCGGGAGCTCCCCGTACCCCGGCCGCAGGACCTCGGCGCCATCTTCTACACGTCGGGCACCACCGGGCCCTCCAAGGGCGTGGCGATGCCGTTCGGGCAGCTGTACTTCTTCGCCCAGATCGTCGTCTCCCTGACCCGGCTCACCCCGGACGACGTGTACCTGACGACGACGCCGCTCTTCCACGGCAACGCGCAGTTCATGGCGGCCTACCCGGCGATCGTGGCGGGTGGCCGTGCGGTGATCCGGCCGAAGTTCAGCGCCAGCCGCTGGATCGACCACGTCCGCGACTCCGGCGTCACGGTGACCAACTTCGTCGGCGTGATGATGGACTTCGCCTGGAAGCAGGCACCGCGGGAGAACGACCGCGACAACGTGCTGCGCTGCGTGTACGCCGCACCGACGGCCAGCACCTACGTCGAGGAGTTCAAGGAGCGCTACGGCATCGAGGCGTTCGTCGACGCCTTCGGCCTCACCGAGACCTGCGCCCCGATCATGTCGCCCTACGGCGAGCCGCGGCCCGCCGGCGCCGCGGGGCTGCAGAACAAGGAGTGGTTCGACATCCGGCTGGTCGACCCGGAGACCGACCGGGAGGTCCCGGTGGGGGAGGTCGGCGAGCTCGTCGTCCGCCCGGTCCACCCGTGGACGTGCAGCAACGGCTACTACAACATGCCGGAGAAGACCGTCGAGACGTGGCGGAACCTCTGGTTCCACACCGGTGACGCGCTGCGCCGCGACGAGGACGGCTGGTACTACTTCATCGACCGCTACAAGGACGCCCTCCGGCGTCGCGGCGAGAACATCAGCTCCTACGAGGTGGAGCAGGCGATCCTCGGCCATCCGGCCGTCGTCGAGTGCGCCGTGATCGGCGTGCCGGCCGACCAGGAGGCCGGCGAGGACGAGGTGCTGGCCGTGGTCGTCGCCTCCGAGCCGGTCGAGCCCGCCGACGTCCTGACCTGGTGCGAGGGGCGCATCCCCGCCTTCGCCATCCCGCGCTACCTGCGGGTGACCTCCGCCCTGCCCAAGACCCCGTCCGAAAAGGTCCGCAAGGCCGCCCTGCGCGAGGACGGCATCACCCCAGACACCTACGACCGCACGGCCGGCTGAGCCCGAACGGAGAACTGCCATGACCACGACGACGCCGTACCAGCGGCACCCCATGCAGGACTGGGTCCCCGAGACCCGCACCCTGCTCATCGGCGGGCGGCCCACCGAGCCCCAGGGTGAGACCTGGGACGTGGTGAACCCGGCCACCGAGGAGATCATCGCCACCGTCGGCGGCGCCTCGGCCGCGCAGGTCGACGAGGCCGTGGCCGCCGCCCGGCACGCCTTCCCGGCCTGGGCCGCGCTGTCGGGCGAGGAGCGCGCGCGCCACATCCACCGGTTCGCCGACGTCCTGGAGGCGGCGGCCGACCGGCTGCTGCCCTCCATCGTCAACGAGGTCGGCACGCCGGTCGCGCTGGCGGAGTACCTGCAGGTCAAGATGGCCGTGCAGGAGCACCTGCGCTGGGCCGCCGAGGCCGCCAAGGTCGACCGCACCATCCACCTGGGCGGCTACGACAAGCCGTACCCGACCGAGAGCGACGTCGTCCACGACCCGGTCGGCGTCGTCGCCGCGATCACCGGCTACAACTACCCGCTGAACCTGGCGATCTTCAAGTTCGGCGCCGCGCTGGCCGCCGGCTGCACGGTCGTGCTGCTGCCCTCGCCGCGGACGCCGCTGACCACGCTGCTCCTCGGCGACCTGATCCAGGAGGCCGGGCTGCCGCCGGGCGTCATGAACGTGATCATCGGCGGCATCGACGTCGGGCAGCAGCTGTCCTCGCACCCGGGCGTCGACCGGGTCTCGTTCACCGGCTCGGACGCCGTCGGCGCCCGGATCATGGAGCAGGCCGCGCGCAACCTCACCGGCGTCACCCTCGAGCTCGGCGGCAAGTCCCCGAGCCTGGTCATGCCGGACGTCGACGTGCACAAGATCGCCGTCGAGATGCACCTGCGGTGGTCACGCAACGGCGGCCAGGGCTGCGCCGCGCTGGCCCGGCTGCTGGTGCACGAGGACAAGTACGAGGAGTTCCTCGCCGCCGGTGCCTCGGCCTTCGACCAGATGGTCGTCGGCGACCCGTGGGACCCGGCCACCAACATCGGCCCGATGATCCGGCCCGACCACCGGGAACGGGTGCTCGGCTTCATCGACGACTCGGTCTCCATCGGCGGCAAGAAGCTGCTCGAGGTGACCAAGCCGCTGCCGGAGAAGGGCTACTTCGTCAACCCGGTGCTGCTGGGCGACCTGCCGCACGACGCCCGCGCGGTGCAGCAGGAGATCTTCGGCCCGGTGGCGGTGATCCTGCCCTTCAAGGACACCGACCACGCCATCCGCCTGGCCAACGACACCGCCTACGGGCTGGCGGCGAACGTGTGGTGCAACGACCCGGTCGAGGCCCGCCGCATCGCGATGCAGATCCGCGCCGGCACGGTGTGGATCAACGGCGGCGGCGCCATGCGCCCGGATGCGCCGTTCGGCGGCTACGGCCGGTCCGGCGTCGGCCGCGAGCTCGGCGAGTGGGGCGTGCGCGAGTACCTGGAGCCCAAGCACATCCAGTGGAGGCTCTGATGGCCGACACCCCGAACGGCGCGGGGCGGCCGCTGGCCGGCGTCCGGGTGCTCGAGCTCGGTTCGATGTACGCGGCGCCGACGTGCGGTCGGATGCTGCGCGACTTCGGCGCCGACGTCATCAAGGTCGAGGACCCGACGTCGGGTGACTACGCCCGGCAGTGGACGCCGATGAAGAACGGCCAGTCGTTCGGCTTCGCGCGGCTGAACTCGGGCAAGCGCTCGGTCGCCATCGACCTGCGCAGCGACGCCGGCCGCGACCTGATCAAGCGGCTGGCCGCCCAGGTCGACGTCGTGATCGAGAACTTCCGGCCCGGCCGGATGGACGCCTGGGGACTGGGCTACTCGGCACTCGCCGCCGTGAACCCGGGCATCGTGGTGACCAGCGTGTCCGGCTTCGGCCAGACCGGGCCCTACCGGGAGAAGCCGGGCTTCGGCACCGTCGCGGAGACCGGCAGCGGCTTCGCCTTCATCAACGGCTGGCCGGAGACCCCGCCGACGTCGCCTCCGTTCGGCTTCGCCGACTCCATCTCCGGCATCTCCGCGGCCATGGGGACAGCGATGGCGCTGTTCCGCCGCGAGCGGACCGGCCAGGGCGACCACGTGGACGTGTCCCTGTACGAGCCGCTCATGTTCATCGTCGGCGACATGATCATGAACTACACGGGCACCGGCTTCGTGCAGGGCCGGGTCGGCAACGGGACCGGTTCGGCGTCGCCCCGCGG from Blastococcus sp. PRF04-17 encodes the following:
- a CDS encoding LLM class flavin-dependent oxidoreductase; translated protein: MVQLGILLSDNPKSVSGPQQFKDIQRIVEVAQNNGFNHIAIGQHFLYGELRWLQPVPLLARLAADCDPGTRLVTNIMIAPLYHPVMLAEEIATLDIVTEGRFVFGAGLGYRPEEFDYLDVPYKERAGRFNESLELMKKLWTQESVTHHGKYWTLDDVHPHIFPVQQPHPPIWIGAHAVPGVQRAAKYGDGFVSPPETPKHEVAARYKIVEEGFKARGKEFGPQPLRRNILVADTREEAIAEYARVAKGRYITYAQKGLDVYNVEQLEKEFAEAVAGHAIIGTPDDVVAALVDLVTTLPVDPLMVRPQWPAMDIEETIKTIERLGREIVPALKDIEPIRHIPDESLVGAPA
- a CDS encoding AMP-binding protein yields the protein MSDRTRYYTDLVPTFPDPETWTFAHVLRHWAEQRPDALVLDCPEEQFTLTYAQALAGAEVVGSALYADGAAQGDRVVLMAANSSRFVRTWFGAALGGLVEVPINTNYEGEFLRHQLDIAQARFAVIDDVFAERWVAIAEHARMVEKFYVIDTGQGVLDKAVALLRENGWAAAHWDELEQAERRELPVPRPQDLGAIFYTSGTTGPSKGVAMPFGQLYFFAQIVVSLTRLTPDDVYLTTTPLFHGNAQFMAAYPAIVAGGRAVIRPKFSASRWIDHVRDSGVTVTNFVGVMMDFAWKQAPRENDRDNVLRCVYAAPTASTYVEEFKERYGIEAFVDAFGLTETCAPIMSPYGEPRPAGAAGLQNKEWFDIRLVDPETDREVPVGEVGELVVRPVHPWTCSNGYYNMPEKTVETWRNLWFHTGDALRRDEDGWYYFIDRYKDALRRRGENISSYEVEQAILGHPAVVECAVIGVPADQEAGEDEVLAVVVASEPVEPADVLTWCEGRIPAFAIPRYLRVTSALPKTPSEKVRKAALREDGITPDTYDRTAG
- a CDS encoding aldehyde dehydrogenase family protein, with the protein product MTTTTPYQRHPMQDWVPETRTLLIGGRPTEPQGETWDVVNPATEEIIATVGGASAAQVDEAVAAARHAFPAWAALSGEERARHIHRFADVLEAAADRLLPSIVNEVGTPVALAEYLQVKMAVQEHLRWAAEAAKVDRTIHLGGYDKPYPTESDVVHDPVGVVAAITGYNYPLNLAIFKFGAALAAGCTVVLLPSPRTPLTTLLLGDLIQEAGLPPGVMNVIIGGIDVGQQLSSHPGVDRVSFTGSDAVGARIMEQAARNLTGVTLELGGKSPSLVMPDVDVHKIAVEMHLRWSRNGGQGCAALARLLVHEDKYEEFLAAGASAFDQMVVGDPWDPATNIGPMIRPDHRERVLGFIDDSVSIGGKKLLEVTKPLPEKGYFVNPVLLGDLPHDARAVQQEIFGPVAVILPFKDTDHAIRLANDTAYGLAANVWCNDPVEARRIAMQIRAGTVWINGGGAMRPDAPFGGYGRSGVGRELGEWGVREYLEPKHIQWRL
- a CDS encoding CaiB/BaiF CoA transferase family protein, giving the protein MADTPNGAGRPLAGVRVLELGSMYAAPTCGRMLRDFGADVIKVEDPTSGDYARQWTPMKNGQSFGFARLNSGKRSVAIDLRSDAGRDLIKRLAAQVDVVIENFRPGRMDAWGLGYSALAAVNPGIVVTSVSGFGQTGPYREKPGFGTVAETGSGFAFINGWPETPPTSPPFGFADSISGISAAMGTAMALFRRERTGQGDHVDVSLYEPLMFIVGDMIMNYTGTGFVQGRVGNGTGSASPRGVYRAADGKWLSIAASNQGIARRLFAAMGRPELIEDPRYATNEVRMQHNDELQEMVVAWVAERPRDEILKVLDEYEVVCSQVNDASDIVEDPHFQERTLVELTGVETLGRVLMPGPVLHFAGEERPVYHGVPSIGEHTDEVLSELLSLSGSEIAELAEAGTVRSGQAPAATEALR